One window from the genome of Pandoraea fibrosis encodes:
- a CDS encoding autotransporter assembly complex protein TamA, which produces MAVLTCGLLVPGMAQADYRVRVDAPNGLAKLLKDNLDLVRYAERDDIGEAQFEHLIATVGEQIQELTSTEGYFSPVTHVDVATINGKRDVHITVDSGPRTHIKDVELKFDGPVLEQDPQRVAQLRSAWELPVDAPFRQADWDKAKNDTLFQLGQKRYHAAKMSFSRAVVDADSDTASLAATYESGPPFTLGPLIITGTRRYPEQIIRNVNPLSVGEPFDADRLQELQRQIQATPYFSNVIISVTEDPAMAENAPIEVKVREFPVHRVQSGVGYTTDTGASVNGRYSYYNLFGRAWTFDSQARLEQYRQGGYAEIGMPPDSSAYTNSLRGSFDRTYLNGLDQRSTQIGVKRSRSRERYDWAYTLDFYRTDERPDGGQRFLNKALVPAFSWNRRDVDDLIFPRKGNIINTQIGFAAKPVLTDQSFARLYGRIRQYFPVGQRDLVIARLELGAVLTNGNSNRIPSSLLFFAGGTSSIRGYTYQSIGRQQNGTTFPTKYLGTASLEYQRWVTRDWGGAVFWDVGTATDDYRHPTPLYHGVGFGVRWRSPVGPVNLDLGYGVHDRRFRPAISLGVAF; this is translated from the coding sequence ATGGCCGTGCTGACCTGTGGCCTATTGGTGCCGGGCATGGCACAGGCCGACTATCGCGTCCGAGTCGACGCCCCCAACGGTCTGGCCAAGCTCCTCAAGGACAATCTCGACCTCGTGCGTTATGCCGAGCGCGACGATATCGGCGAGGCGCAGTTCGAGCACCTGATTGCCACCGTCGGCGAGCAGATTCAGGAACTCACGTCGACCGAGGGCTATTTCTCTCCCGTCACGCATGTAGACGTGGCCACCATCAACGGCAAGCGCGACGTTCACATCACGGTCGACTCGGGGCCGCGCACGCATATCAAGGACGTCGAGCTGAAGTTCGACGGCCCGGTGCTCGAGCAGGATCCGCAGCGCGTGGCGCAGTTGCGCAGCGCGTGGGAATTGCCGGTGGACGCTCCGTTCCGTCAGGCCGACTGGGACAAGGCGAAGAACGACACGCTGTTCCAACTCGGACAGAAGCGGTATCACGCGGCCAAGATGAGTTTCTCGCGTGCGGTGGTCGATGCCGACAGTGACACCGCATCGCTGGCGGCAACCTACGAGAGCGGACCGCCGTTCACGCTGGGGCCGCTCATCATCACCGGGACCCGACGCTATCCCGAGCAGATCATCCGCAACGTCAATCCGCTGTCCGTGGGCGAGCCGTTCGATGCCGATCGCTTGCAGGAATTGCAGCGCCAGATTCAGGCCACGCCGTATTTCTCGAACGTCATCATCTCGGTGACGGAAGATCCCGCGATGGCCGAGAACGCGCCGATCGAAGTGAAGGTGCGTGAATTCCCGGTACACCGCGTGCAGAGCGGGGTGGGTTATACGACGGATACCGGGGCCAGTGTCAATGGCCGGTATTCGTACTACAACCTGTTCGGCCGGGCGTGGACGTTCGACTCGCAGGCGCGTCTGGAGCAGTACCGGCAGGGCGGGTATGCCGAGATCGGCATGCCGCCCGATTCCTCCGCGTACACCAACAGCCTGCGTGGATCGTTCGACCGCACGTACCTCAACGGCCTCGATCAGCGCTCGACCCAGATCGGCGTCAAGCGCTCCCGTTCGCGTGAGCGCTACGACTGGGCCTACACGCTCGACTTCTACCGCACCGACGAGCGGCCGGACGGCGGTCAGCGTTTCCTCAACAAGGCGCTCGTGCCGGCATTTTCCTGGAACCGTCGCGACGTGGACGACCTGATCTTTCCCCGCAAGGGCAATATCATCAACACGCAGATCGGCTTCGCCGCGAAGCCCGTGCTGACCGACCAGAGTTTTGCGCGGTTGTACGGCCGTATCCGTCAGTACTTTCCCGTTGGACAGCGCGATCTCGTGATTGCCCGTCTGGAGCTGGGGGCCGTGCTCACGAACGGCAACAGCAACCGTATCCCGTCGTCGCTGTTGTTCTTCGCGGGCGGCACGTCGTCGATTCGCGGGTACACGTATCAGAGCATCGGCCGTCAGCAGAACGGCACCACGTTCCCGACGAAGTACCTCGGCACGGCAAGCCTCGAATACCAGCGCTGGGTGACGCGCGACTGGGGCGGGGCGGTGTTCTGGGACGTCGGTACGGCCACCGACGACTATCGCCATCCCACGCCGCTGTATCACGGGGTGGGCTTCGGCGTGCGCTGGCGCAGCCCGGTCGGGCCGGTGAATCTCGACCTCGGGTACGGTGTGCACGACCGGCGCTTCCGTCCGGCCATTTCGCTGGGGGTCGCCTTCTGA
- a CDS encoding DUF3460 family protein, with the protein MYESDITQFIKQLKSEKPALEAEQRQGRSLLWDKQPIDMEERRRAQQSRVAQQPYVYQSE; encoded by the coding sequence ATGTACGAGTCCGACATCACCCAATTCATCAAGCAATTGAAGTCCGAGAAGCCGGCGCTGGAAGCCGAGCAACGTCAGGGCCGCTCGCTGTTGTGGGACAAGCAGCCGATCGACATGGAAGAGCGCCGCCGCGCCCAGCAGTCGCGCGTGGCCCAGCAGCCCTACGTCTACCAAAGCGAGTAA
- a CDS encoding segregation and condensation protein A, translating to MALAAGVPQAAQASDAHPIKPHPAVVTTTELPAPQDGQDTTPDIVDGVARARLYGEPLFALPNDLYIPPDALEIFLEAFEGPLDLLLYLIRKQNFNVLDIPMAQVTKQYLLYVEQIRRTNLELASEYLLMAAMLIEIKSRMLLPVKKADTGEEAEDPRAELVRRLLEYEQMKLAAQKIDTLPVLGRDFLRSQVYIEQSLQPRFPEVDAEDLRAAWAEVLRRAKLVQHHKISREELSVREHMSQILRRLQGVRFMEFTELFDVSRGVPVVVVNFIAMLELTRESLLEITQAEPFAPIYVRLTYSPN from the coding sequence ATGGCGCTGGCTGCGGGCGTCCCCCAGGCAGCACAGGCATCGGATGCTCACCCGATCAAGCCGCATCCCGCCGTGGTGACGACAACGGAGCTGCCCGCGCCACAGGACGGGCAGGACACCACGCCCGATATCGTCGACGGGGTGGCGCGTGCGCGCCTGTACGGCGAGCCGCTCTTCGCCCTGCCGAACGATCTGTACATCCCGCCGGACGCCCTCGAGATCTTCCTCGAAGCCTTCGAAGGTCCGCTCGACTTGTTGCTGTATCTGATCCGCAAGCAGAACTTCAACGTGCTCGACATTCCGATGGCGCAGGTCACGAAGCAGTACCTGCTCTACGTCGAACAGATCCGCCGGACCAATCTCGAACTCGCGTCCGAGTATCTGCTCATGGCGGCCATGCTCATCGAGATCAAGTCGCGCATGCTGCTGCCGGTCAAGAAGGCCGACACGGGCGAAGAAGCCGAAGATCCGCGCGCGGAACTGGTGCGCCGCCTGCTCGAGTACGAGCAGATGAAACTCGCCGCCCAGAAGATCGACACGCTGCCGGTGCTGGGCCGCGACTTCCTGCGCTCGCAGGTGTACATCGAGCAAAGCCTCCAGCCGCGCTTCCCCGAAGTCGACGCCGAAGATCTGCGCGCCGCATGGGCCGAAGTGCTGCGCCGGGCCAAGCTCGTGCAGCATCACAAGATCTCGCGCGAAGAACTGTCTGTGCGCGAGCACATGAGCCAGATTCTGCGGCGTCTCCAGGGCGTGCGTTTCATGGAGTTCACCGAACTGTTCGACGTCTCGCGCGGTGTGCCCGTCGTCGTGGTCAACTTCATCGCCATGCTCGAACTCACCCGCGAATCGTTGCTCGAGATCACGCAGGCCGAGCCGTTCGCGCCGATCTATGTGCGCCTGACCTATTCCCCCAATTGA
- the panC gene encoding pantoate--beta-alanine ligase — MKVIPSIHELRDQLRGQNRVAFVPTMGNLHEGHLSLMRLARQHGDPVVASIFVNRLQFGPNEDFDKYPRTMAEDIEKLTRENVYVLFSPDEKEMYPEPQEYRVEPPHDLGDILEGEFRPGFFKGVCTVVTKLFSCVQPRVAVFGKKDYQQLMIVRSMCRQFALPIEIIAAETVRADDGLALSSRNRYLSDAERAEAPQLYRLLGQIRDEVNGGKTDYAALEAAAMQALTARGWKPDYVAIRQRANLRVPAPGVAPAESLVVLAAAKLGATRLIDNLEI; from the coding sequence ATGAAAGTCATCCCCTCGATTCACGAACTGCGCGATCAACTGCGCGGACAGAATCGCGTCGCCTTCGTGCCCACCATGGGCAACCTGCATGAAGGGCACCTGTCGCTCATGCGACTGGCGCGCCAGCATGGCGACCCGGTCGTCGCCAGCATTTTCGTGAACCGTCTGCAATTCGGGCCTAACGAAGACTTCGACAAGTACCCGCGCACGATGGCCGAGGACATCGAGAAACTCACGCGCGAGAACGTCTACGTGCTGTTCTCGCCCGACGAAAAGGAGATGTACCCCGAGCCGCAGGAATACCGCGTCGAGCCGCCGCACGATCTGGGCGACATTCTCGAAGGCGAGTTCCGCCCGGGCTTCTTCAAGGGGGTCTGCACGGTTGTCACCAAGCTGTTCTCCTGCGTACAGCCGCGCGTGGCCGTGTTCGGCAAGAAGGACTACCAGCAACTGATGATCGTGCGCAGCATGTGCCGTCAGTTCGCGCTGCCCATCGAGATCATTGCCGCCGAGACCGTGCGTGCCGACGACGGGCTGGCGCTGTCGTCGCGCAATCGCTATCTGTCGGATGCCGAGCGTGCCGAGGCGCCCCAGTTGTATCGTCTGCTGGGCCAGATTCGCGACGAGGTGAATGGTGGCAAGACGGACTACGCTGCCCTTGAGGCGGCGGCCATGCAGGCGCTGACCGCGCGAGGCTGGAAGCCGGATTACGTGGCGATTCGCCAGCGCGCCAATCTGCGCGTGCCGGCGCCGGGCGTCGCCCCTGCCGAGAGCCTCGTGGTGCTCGCCGCGGCCAAGCTCGGCGCAACGCGTCTGATCGACAATCTCGAAATCTGA
- the panD gene encoding aspartate 1-decarboxylase, whose product MYRTMLKSKIHRATVTHCELHYEGSCAIDENLLEASGLVENEQIDIFNVNNGERFTTYAIRGERGSGMISLNGAAARRAQLGDIVIIVSYAQVEEKEVLAGFKPKLVFVDDKNVQKGERDHVPLQAWEDTRAFEAAQAAK is encoded by the coding sequence ATGTACCGCACCATGCTCAAGTCGAAGATCCACCGCGCCACCGTGACGCATTGCGAATTGCATTACGAAGGTTCGTGCGCGATCGACGAAAACCTGCTCGAAGCCTCGGGCCTTGTCGAAAATGAGCAAATCGACATCTTCAACGTCAACAACGGCGAGCGCTTCACGACCTATGCCATTCGCGGCGAGCGCGGCAGCGGCATGATCTCGCTCAATGGTGCCGCAGCACGCCGTGCGCAGTTGGGCGACATCGTCATCATCGTGTCGTACGCCCAGGTCGAGGAAAAGGAAGTGCTCGCTGGCTTCAAGCCGAAACTGGTGTTCGTCGACGACAAGAACGTGCAAAAGGGCGAGCGCGATCATGTGCCGCTGCAAGCGTGGGAAGACACGCGCGCTTTCGAGGCCGCGCAAGCCGCCAAGTAA
- a CDS encoding ParA family protein, translating into MPVIVVANPKGGVGKSTLATNLAGYLAAQGHAVMLGDTDRQQSSRAWLGLRPPALRSIGTWEVDHNDVARPPRGTTHAVLDTPAGLHGKRLDSILKLADHVLVPLQPSIFDILATRDFLQKLGEEKAVRQGDVRIGVVGMRVDARTRAADQLSRYCEEAGLPVLGMLRNTQNYVQLAAHGLTLWDVAPGRVERDLPQWEGITAFVAK; encoded by the coding sequence ATGCCGGTGATCGTGGTGGCGAATCCAAAGGGTGGCGTGGGCAAGAGCACGCTGGCAACGAATTTGGCCGGGTATCTGGCAGCGCAAGGCCATGCCGTGATGCTTGGCGACACCGACCGGCAGCAGTCCTCGCGCGCCTGGCTGGGCCTTCGCCCGCCGGCACTGCGCTCGATCGGCACCTGGGAAGTCGATCACAACGACGTCGCCCGTCCCCCGAGGGGCACCACGCATGCGGTGCTCGACACGCCGGCCGGCCTTCACGGCAAGCGGCTCGACTCGATCCTCAAACTTGCCGATCACGTGCTGGTGCCGTTGCAGCCGTCGATCTTCGACATTCTTGCCACGCGCGACTTCCTGCAGAAACTGGGCGAGGAGAAGGCCGTGCGTCAGGGAGATGTGCGCATAGGCGTGGTCGGCATGCGCGTCGATGCCCGAACCCGTGCCGCCGATCAGCTCTCGCGCTACTGCGAAGAGGCTGGCTTGCCGGTGCTCGGCATGCTGCGTAACACGCAGAACTACGTGCAGCTTGCCGCGCACGGCCTCACGCTGTGGGACGTGGCGCCGGGACGCGTCGAACGCGACTTGCCGCAGTGGGAGGGCATTACGGCGTTCGTGGCGAAGTAA
- a CDS encoding cobyric acid synthase has product MSEIPVNFGASSGAYRGTLMIQGTSSDAGKSTVVAGLCRLLYREGVRVAPFKPQNMALNSAVTADGGEIGRAQALQAQAAGVAPHTDFNPVLLKPSSDRGAQVIIGGKVMADLDARAYHEYKPRAMSAVLAAYERLRAGYDTVLVEGAGSPAEVNLRARDIANMGFAEAVDAPVLLVADIDRGGVFAQLLGTLACLSDSERARIKGFIINRFRGDPSLLTSGLEWIEARTGVPVLGVLPYLHGLHLDGEDMLPGERHKAARGEARLRVAVPALPRISNHTDFDALRAHPQVDFRYVGTGEPWPASDLVILPGSKHVRADLAWLRAQGWAPALARHLRYGGKVLGICGGLQMLGTAIHDPLGLEGDAGTTEGLGWLDIETTMQTQKQLRVVAGRLSTGDAPVTGYEIHMGVTRGAALERPAVWLAEAGTERADGARSADDQVMGTYLHGLFDTPQALQALLTWAGARDLEAQDYNALREASLDRLAEAFAAHLDLPRVWACLR; this is encoded by the coding sequence ATGAGTGAAATCCCTGTCAATTTCGGTGCGTCGTCAGGCGCTTACCGGGGCACCCTGATGATTCAGGGAACGTCCTCGGACGCCGGCAAGAGCACGGTGGTCGCCGGGCTGTGCCGCCTGCTGTATCGCGAGGGCGTGCGTGTGGCGCCGTTCAAGCCGCAGAACATGGCGCTCAACAGCGCCGTGACGGCCGACGGCGGCGAGATCGGGCGCGCACAAGCCTTGCAGGCACAGGCCGCCGGTGTCGCGCCGCATACCGACTTCAACCCGGTGCTGCTCAAGCCGAGCAGCGACCGGGGCGCGCAGGTCATCATCGGTGGCAAGGTCATGGCCGATCTCGATGCGCGTGCCTATCACGAGTACAAACCGCGTGCGATGTCGGCCGTGCTGGCCGCTTACGAGCGTTTGCGCGCGGGCTACGACACGGTACTCGTCGAAGGCGCGGGCAGTCCGGCCGAGGTGAATCTGCGCGCGCGTGACATTGCGAACATGGGCTTCGCCGAGGCGGTCGACGCCCCGGTGCTGCTCGTGGCCGACATCGACCGGGGCGGTGTGTTCGCGCAATTGCTCGGCACGCTTGCCTGTCTGTCGGACAGTGAGCGCGCCCGCATCAAGGGTTTCATCATCAACCGGTTTCGCGGCGATCCGTCGCTGCTCACGAGCGGTCTTGAGTGGATCGAGGCGCGCACAGGCGTTCCGGTGCTGGGTGTGCTGCCGTATCTTCACGGTCTGCATCTGGACGGCGAAGACATGCTGCCCGGCGAGCGCCACAAGGCAGCCCGCGGCGAGGCGCGATTGCGCGTGGCCGTACCCGCCTTGCCGCGCATCAGCAATCACACCGACTTCGACGCCTTGCGTGCGCATCCGCAAGTCGACTTTCGCTACGTGGGCACTGGCGAACCGTGGCCTGCGAGCGACCTCGTGATCCTGCCCGGCAGCAAGCATGTGCGCGCCGATCTGGCGTGGCTTCGTGCGCAGGGCTGGGCACCGGCGTTGGCGCGGCATCTGCGCTATGGCGGGAAGGTGCTGGGCATCTGTGGCGGTTTGCAGATGCTTGGGACTGCGATTCACGACCCGCTGGGGCTGGAGGGCGACGCCGGCACGACCGAGGGGCTCGGTTGGCTCGACATCGAGACCACGATGCAGACGCAAAAGCAGCTTCGCGTCGTGGCGGGACGTCTGAGCACCGGCGATGCGCCGGTGACGGGGTACGAGATTCACATGGGCGTGACGCGCGGGGCGGCGCTTGAGCGTCCTGCCGTCTGGCTGGCGGAGGCGGGCACGGAGCGTGCCGACGGCGCACGCTCGGCCGACGATCAGGTCATGGGGACGTATCTGCACGGGCTGTTCGACACGCCGCAGGCGTTGCAGGCGCTGTTGACCTGGGCCGGTGCCCGTGATCTCGAGGCACAGGATTACAACGCCTTGCGCGAAGCGTCGCTCGATCGGCTGGCGGAGGCGTTCGCCGCGCATCTGGATCTTCCGCGCGTCTGGGCTTGCTTGCGCTAA
- the cobU gene encoding bifunctional adenosylcobinamide kinase/adenosylcobinamide-phosphate guanylyltransferase yields MSALDLTFVLGGARSGKSAFAERLAGQSGLPVTYLATAAVSDEPEMRARIAHHRASRPSHWPTVEVGRDLAGALRDVARDGRCVLVDCLPLWLAGWLCPPDDHPEGAVSDAQWHDVVESLAQTLASLPGKIIVVSNEIGLGVIPMGSLTRRYVDELGRLNQRVAALAPQVRFVVAGLPMAVKG; encoded by the coding sequence ATGAGTGCCCTCGACCTGACTTTCGTGCTGGGCGGCGCGCGCTCCGGCAAGAGCGCGTTCGCCGAGCGTCTTGCCGGACAAAGCGGCCTGCCAGTCACCTACCTCGCCACCGCTGCGGTGAGTGACGAGCCCGAGATGCGCGCTCGCATTGCCCATCATCGTGCGAGCCGTCCGTCGCACTGGCCCACCGTGGAAGTTGGCCGCGACCTCGCAGGCGCGTTGCGCGACGTCGCCCGGGACGGCCGTTGCGTGCTGGTCGACTGTCTGCCCTTGTGGCTGGCCGGCTGGCTCTGCCCTCCCGACGATCATCCCGAGGGGGCGGTCAGCGATGCGCAATGGCACGACGTCGTTGAATCGCTTGCGCAAACGCTGGCGTCGTTGCCCGGCAAGATCATTGTCGTCAGCAATGAAATCGGACTTGGCGTGATCCCCATGGGCTCGCTTACGCGCCGCTATGTCGATGAACTCGGACGTCTGAACCAGCGTGTCGCCGCGCTGGCCCCGCAAGTGCGCTTTGTCGTCGCCGGACTGCCGATGGCCGTCAAAGGATAA
- the cbiB gene encoding adenosylcobinamide-phosphate synthase CbiB, translated as MLTGLAPESLWLAALIGVLLDAWLGEPRRWHPLVGFGYIANGVEAWLNDPASRDKPFSAMTRGTWAWTIMLALPVLIAWALTFLPGWGGIVWQALALYAALGAHSLRDHVMPIAHALRDGDLTQARALTARIVSRDTDDASASDLARAAVESTLENGNDAIFGALFWFAVAGAPGVVLFRLANTLDAMWGYRTDKFLYFGRPAARIDDVLNWIPARLTAASYAIFGDVARAIDCWRTQASAWSSPNAGPVMAAGAGSLGVQLGGPARYHGEWETRPALGCGREPSAQHIKAAWRLISRSMWMWLIVSGALALFAAAQADAMPIGVVSP; from the coding sequence ATGCTCACCGGACTCGCTCCCGAATCGCTCTGGCTCGCCGCGCTGATCGGTGTGCTGCTCGACGCCTGGCTCGGCGAGCCGCGCCGATGGCATCCCCTGGTCGGATTCGGCTATATCGCGAATGGCGTCGAGGCCTGGCTCAATGATCCCGCGTCGCGCGACAAGCCGTTCAGCGCCATGACGCGTGGCACCTGGGCATGGACGATCATGCTGGCGCTGCCGGTCCTCATCGCGTGGGCGCTGACGTTCCTGCCGGGCTGGGGCGGTATTGTCTGGCAGGCGCTGGCGTTGTATGCGGCGCTGGGCGCGCACAGTCTGCGCGACCATGTGATGCCCATCGCCCACGCCCTGCGCGACGGCGATCTGACGCAGGCACGCGCGCTGACCGCCCGCATCGTCTCGCGCGACACCGACGACGCGAGCGCGTCCGATCTCGCGCGTGCAGCGGTGGAATCGACACTGGAGAACGGCAACGATGCGATCTTCGGCGCCCTCTTCTGGTTCGCCGTCGCGGGCGCCCCCGGCGTCGTGCTGTTCCGGCTGGCAAATACGCTCGACGCCATGTGGGGCTATCGCACCGACAAGTTTCTGTATTTCGGCCGGCCGGCGGCGCGCATCGACGATGTGCTCAACTGGATCCCCGCACGCCTGACGGCGGCAAGCTATGCCATCTTCGGCGATGTCGCACGTGCCATCGACTGCTGGCGCACCCAGGCGAGTGCGTGGTCCAGCCCCAATGCCGGGCCGGTCATGGCCGCCGGGGCAGGCAGCCTCGGCGTTCAGTTGGGGGGCCCCGCACGCTATCACGGCGAGTGGGAGACGCGCCCGGCCCTGGGCTGCGGCCGGGAACCCTCCGCACAGCACATCAAGGCCGCGTGGCGGCTCATCTCGCGCTCGATGTGGATGTGGCTGATCGTCAGCGGCGCACTGGCGCTCTTCGCCGCGGCGCAGGCGGATGCCATGCCCATTGGCGTGGTATCGCCGTAA
- the cobD gene encoding threonine-phosphate decarboxylase CobD translates to MSAEPTVPAAPRHGGNLGEAIRRYARPREDWLDLSTGINPNGYPVPMPPPSAWRDLPDAFDDLCDVAAQYYGVPVRTVVPCAGSQAVIRALPTLLRPGKVAVASLTYSEYAPAFANAGHTLVPWLGPEAGLPDVDYLVWVNPDNPTTRRVSRETLTRWQGLLAERGGVLIVDEAFADVSPQTSMAPHVGEAGLVVLRSVGKFFGLAGIRAGFALCPEALATRLAERLGAWTVSGPARFAVRTALRDIAWQTATREHLVRDGERLLTLLRSHGWPATGTPLFAWTPHPMAPHWHERLAVKGIWTRLFDERPVTLENSPISGAASGATQVLPSLRLGLPPTENAWQRLQAALIELRAG, encoded by the coding sequence ATGTCCGCCGAACCCACCGTGCCCGCGGCGCCTCGTCACGGGGGCAATCTGGGCGAAGCCATCCGGCGTTATGCACGTCCGCGTGAAGACTGGCTCGACCTGTCCACCGGCATCAATCCCAACGGCTACCCCGTGCCGATGCCCCCGCCGAGTGCCTGGCGCGATTTGCCCGATGCGTTCGACGATCTGTGCGACGTCGCCGCACAGTATTACGGCGTACCGGTTCGCACCGTTGTGCCGTGTGCAGGTTCGCAGGCGGTCATCCGAGCGCTGCCCACCTTGTTGCGGCCCGGAAAGGTCGCCGTCGCCTCGCTCACGTACAGCGAGTACGCCCCGGCGTTCGCGAATGCAGGCCACACACTGGTGCCGTGGCTAGGCCCCGAGGCAGGCTTGCCCGACGTCGACTATCTCGTTTGGGTGAATCCGGACAACCCCACGACACGACGAGTGTCCCGCGAAACGTTGACGCGATGGCAAGGCCTGCTGGCCGAACGCGGCGGCGTGCTGATCGTCGATGAGGCATTCGCCGACGTTTCGCCGCAGACGTCGATGGCGCCACACGTCGGCGAGGCCGGCCTCGTCGTGTTGCGCTCCGTGGGCAAGTTCTTCGGCCTCGCGGGCATTCGCGCCGGCTTTGCGCTGTGTCCGGAAGCGCTGGCAACACGTCTCGCCGAACGTCTGGGTGCGTGGACGGTCAGTGGCCCGGCAAGGTTCGCTGTCCGAACTGCCTTGCGCGACATTGCCTGGCAAACCGCAACCCGCGAACATTTGGTGCGCGACGGCGAGCGACTTCTCACCCTGCTGCGCTCGCACGGCTGGCCGGCCACAGGCACGCCGCTGTTTGCGTGGACGCCACACCCGATGGCACCGCACTGGCACGAACGCCTAGCGGTTAAGGGGATCTGGACACGCCTTTTCGATGAGCGGCCGGTGACGCTCGAGAACAGCCCAATAAGCGGGGCGGCAAGCGGGGCGACACAAGTCCTGCCAAGCCTGCGGCTGGGCCTGCCGCCGACGGAAAATGCGTGGCAACGACTGCAAGCTGCGCTGATCGAATTACGTGCCGGGTAA
- a CDS encoding cobalamin-binding protein translates to MSLNHTANRRPYRHLIALVSACIATLGAHAAVTVKDDTGATVTLAAPAQRIVSLSPHATELLFAAGAGDKVVGVVAYADYPEAARKLPRVGDNSALDLERILSLKPDLLVVWMHGNSQRQVEALRQLKLPVFYSEPKHLTDLPAAIETLGTLTGTPAKARASAEAFRTRYEALRKQYSSRAPVSVFYQVWTQPLMTLNGTHMVSDVIRLCGGVNVFADEAPLVPRVSVEAVLAKRPEAMFTATPGATKSDKPLATLDSWRKWPQLPAVAHNNLFGIDGDLINRPGPRILDGARTMCEDLDVARSRRTSAAQ, encoded by the coding sequence ATGTCGCTCAATCACACGGCCAATCGCCGCCCCTACCGTCACCTGATCGCCCTGGTAAGCGCCTGTATTGCCACGCTCGGCGCCCATGCGGCCGTCACCGTCAAAGACGATACCGGCGCCACCGTTACGCTCGCGGCACCGGCACAACGAATCGTGAGCCTGTCACCGCATGCGACCGAGTTGCTCTTCGCAGCGGGCGCGGGCGACAAGGTGGTGGGCGTGGTGGCCTATGCCGACTATCCGGAAGCGGCCCGCAAACTGCCGCGGGTCGGCGACAACAGCGCGCTCGATCTCGAACGCATTCTCTCGCTCAAGCCCGACCTGCTCGTGGTGTGGATGCATGGCAACTCGCAGCGTCAGGTCGAAGCACTGCGTCAGTTGAAACTGCCGGTGTTCTACTCCGAACCGAAACATCTGACCGACTTGCCTGCGGCCATCGAGACGCTGGGCACGTTGACCGGCACGCCTGCCAAAGCGCGAGCCTCGGCGGAGGCGTTCCGGACGCGATACGAAGCCCTGCGCAAGCAATATTCGTCGCGCGCACCAGTGTCCGTTTTTTATCAGGTCTGGACGCAACCGCTCATGACCCTGAACGGCACGCATATGGTCAGCGATGTGATCCGGCTGTGCGGCGGCGTGAACGTCTTCGCCGACGAAGCGCCGCTCGTGCCGCGGGTGTCAGTGGAAGCGGTGCTGGCCAAACGGCCCGAAGCGATGTTCACCGCGACACCGGGCGCCACGAAGTCAGACAAGCCGCTCGCCACGCTCGACAGTTGGCGCAAGTGGCCGCAGTTGCCCGCCGTGGCACACAACAACCTGTTCGGCATCGATGGCGACCTCATCAACCGGCCTGGCCCGCGTATTCTCGACGGCGCACGCACGATGTGCGAAGACCTCGACGTCGCGCGTTCGCGTCGCACGTCGGCCGCTCAGTAA
- a CDS encoding histidine phosphatase family protein, giving the protein MDLILMRHPPPDIAPGLCYGRTDLPVDAARFDASVAAMQAKLAALLDDRTPVAIHSSPLRRARRAAEVLATSFGLPVTVDERLAEMDFGTWEMQPWDAIDRNDLDAWARDVGGYAPPGGESARDIVLRMDAWARALRGAASATRDVHDVHVVVAHAGPIRLHTATALRMPTTACLSWSLDFGGLCHLRLDDDGNARLLRWNA; this is encoded by the coding sequence GTGGATCTGATACTGATGCGGCATCCGCCGCCGGACATCGCGCCAGGACTTTGCTACGGACGCACCGATTTGCCGGTCGATGCGGCGCGCTTCGATGCGTCGGTGGCGGCGATGCAGGCCAAGCTCGCGGCGTTGCTCGATGATCGCACGCCCGTGGCGATCCACAGCAGTCCCCTGCGACGCGCGCGCCGCGCCGCCGAGGTGCTGGCGACGTCGTTTGGTTTGCCCGTGACGGTAGACGAGCGTCTTGCCGAGATGGACTTTGGCACATGGGAAATGCAGCCATGGGACGCCATCGACCGAAACGATCTCGACGCCTGGGCGCGCGATGTCGGTGGCTATGCGCCGCCCGGCGGTGAGTCGGCGCGAGATATCGTGTTGCGTATGGACGCCTGGGCGCGGGCGTTACGCGGCGCAGCTAGCGCCACGCGTGACGTGCACGACGTGCATGTGGTCGTGGCGCACGCCGGGCCGATTCGTCTGCACACGGCGACCGCGCTGCGTATGCCCACGACGGCATGTCTGTCGTGGTCGCTCGATTTTGGTGGCCTCTGCCACCTTCGCCTCGACGACGACGGCAACGCCCGCTTGCTTCGCTGGAACGCTTGA